The proteins below are encoded in one region of Corynebacterium sphenisci DSM 44792:
- a CDS encoding YlbL family protein, producing MNRRIRTLVAGAVPIVALGALLASPAAIVPFAAEGPGPVFDVLGEVEGAPAIEISGTAEDDPSAGRLDMTTVAVSHNLPLSRAIGMWADPDQQIVPIEVVFPPGLSTEEVERRNEVMFADSEANATAAALRALGRPVQVAVARVLDDGPAAGVLEEGDVVLAVDGVGVTGPRELQDAVGAHAPGEEVTLRVARDGAERELAVRLGEHPEDPARGHLGVGIAARPGEGVRVDYNVSGIGGPSAGLIMTLALVDKLSPGDLTGGRHIAGTGTIDGIGTVGEIGGITHKIAAAREAGAELFLVPEANCAEALTADAGRMPLVRVRDLDGALAALADPAAAPRCGA from the coding sequence GTGAACCGCCGCATCCGCACCCTCGTCGCCGGCGCCGTGCCCATCGTGGCCCTCGGCGCGCTGCTCGCCTCGCCCGCCGCCATCGTGCCCTTCGCCGCGGAGGGGCCGGGCCCGGTCTTCGACGTGCTCGGGGAGGTCGAGGGGGCCCCGGCCATCGAGATCTCCGGCACCGCGGAGGACGACCCCTCCGCCGGCCGCCTGGACATGACCACGGTGGCGGTGTCGCACAACCTGCCGCTGTCCCGGGCGATCGGGATGTGGGCGGACCCGGATCAGCAGATCGTGCCGATCGAGGTGGTCTTCCCGCCGGGGCTGAGCACCGAGGAGGTGGAGCGGCGCAATGAGGTGATGTTCGCCGATTCGGAGGCCAACGCCACCGCCGCGGCGCTGCGCGCCCTGGGTCGCCCGGTGCAGGTCGCCGTGGCCCGGGTGCTCGACGACGGGCCCGCCGCCGGGGTGCTGGAGGAGGGCGACGTGGTGCTCGCCGTGGACGGCGTCGGCGTGACCGGGCCGAGGGAGCTGCAGGACGCCGTCGGCGCCCACGCCCCCGGCGAGGAGGTCACCCTGCGGGTGGCCCGCGACGGCGCGGAGCGGGAGCTGGCGGTGCGCCTCGGCGAGCATCCGGAGGATCCCGCCCGCGGTCACCTGGGCGTCGGCATCGCCGCCCGCCCCGGGGAGGGGGTGCGGGTGGACTACAACGTCTCCGGGATCGGCGGGCCCTCCGCCGGGCTCATCATGACCCTGGCGCTGGTGGACAAGCTCAGCCCCGGCGATCTCACCGGGGGCCGGCACATCGCCGGCACCGGCACCATCGACGGGATCGGCACCGTCGGCGAAATCGGCGGGATCACGCACAAGATCGCCGCGGCCCGGGAGGCCGGGGCGGAGCTGTTCCTGGTGCCGGAGGCCAACTGCGCGGAGGCGCTCACCGCCGACGCGGGCCGGATGCCGCTGGTGCGGGTGCGCGATCTGGACGGGGCGCTGGCCGCCCTGGCCGATCCCGCGGCCGCCCCGCGCTGCGGGGCCTGA
- a CDS encoding alanine/glycine:cation symporter family protein, which yields MPAMADFFADLDSFVWSPYLLIPLLLGTGLWLTIRLGFVQLRTLGPALRLGLLERSDDGGEGDISQYQALSTALAATVGVGNIVGVATAIGLGGPGALFWMWVTGAIGMASKYAEAFLGVKYRQADAAGEQSGGPQYYLRKAIPNGFGATLAVIFAVFAAIAAFGIGNLTQANAVSANLESAFGLDPVATGAVLFIATGAVLLGGIKSIGRVTAAFVPMMIILYILAAIYVLVVNAGDLPAALGLVFTDAFTGTSAVGGFAGSGIILAIQMGVARGLFSNESGMGSGAIAAAAARTTHPVRQGLVSMTQTFIDTIVVVSFTGLVIITTGTWRDGNEDAGAMTAEAFSRGLPGHWGGSVVALSVVFFAFSTILGWSYYGERALESLVGRRGTLPYRGLFTVVVFVGATSELTPVWAFSSALNGLMALPNLVGLVLLSGMIARETRAYLAFDPKLRATAEQVERWAAQNAGAAG from the coding sequence GTGCCCGCCATGGCTGACTTCTTCGCGGACCTCGACTCCTTCGTGTGGAGCCCCTACCTGCTCATCCCGCTGCTGCTCGGCACCGGCCTGTGGCTGACCATCCGGCTCGGGTTCGTGCAGCTGCGCACCCTCGGCCCGGCGCTGCGGCTGGGCCTGCTGGAGCGCTCCGACGACGGCGGGGAGGGCGACATCTCCCAGTACCAGGCGCTGTCCACCGCCCTGGCCGCCACCGTCGGCGTGGGCAACATCGTCGGCGTGGCCACCGCGATCGGCCTCGGCGGGCCGGGGGCGCTGTTCTGGATGTGGGTCACCGGCGCCATCGGCATGGCCTCGAAGTACGCGGAGGCCTTCCTCGGCGTGAAGTACCGGCAGGCCGACGCCGCCGGGGAGCAGTCCGGCGGGCCCCAGTACTACCTGCGCAAGGCCATCCCGAACGGCTTCGGCGCCACCCTGGCGGTGATCTTCGCGGTCTTCGCCGCGATCGCCGCCTTCGGCATCGGCAACCTCACCCAGGCCAACGCGGTGTCCGCGAACCTGGAGAGCGCCTTCGGCCTGGACCCGGTGGCCACCGGGGCGGTGCTCTTCATCGCCACCGGGGCGGTGCTGCTCGGCGGGATCAAGTCCATCGGCCGGGTCACCGCCGCCTTCGTGCCGATGATGATCATCCTGTACATCCTCGCCGCGATCTACGTGCTGGTGGTCAACGCCGGCGATCTGCCGGCCGCCCTCGGCCTGGTGTTCACCGACGCCTTCACCGGCACCTCCGCGGTCGGCGGCTTCGCCGGCTCCGGGATCATCCTGGCGATCCAGATGGGCGTGGCCCGCGGCCTGTTCTCCAACGAGTCCGGCATGGGCTCCGGGGCGATCGCCGCGGCGGCGGCGCGGACCACGCACCCGGTGCGCCAGGGCCTGGTGTCGATGACCCAGACCTTCATCGACACCATCGTGGTGGTCTCCTTCACCGGCCTGGTGATCATCACCACCGGCACCTGGCGGGATGGCAACGAGGACGCCGGGGCGATGACCGCGGAGGCCTTCTCCCGGGGCCTGCCCGGGCACTGGGGCGGCTCCGTGGTGGCGCTGTCGGTGGTGTTCTTCGCCTTCTCCACCATCCTGGGCTGGTCCTACTACGGCGAGCGCGCCCTGGAGTCCCTGGTCGGCCGGCGCGGCACCCTGCCCTACCGGGGCCTGTTCACCGTGGTGGTCTTCGTCGGCGCGACCAGCGAGCTGACCCCGGTGTGGGCCTTCTCCTCCGCGCTGAACGGCCTGATGGCGCTGCCCAACCTGGTGGGCCTGGTGCTGCTCTCCGGCATGATCGCCCGGGAGACCCGCGCCTACCTGGCCTTCGACCCGAAGCTGCGCGCCACCGCGGAGCAGGTGGAGCGCTGGGCGGCGCAGAACGCCGGCGCCGCCGGCTGA
- a CDS encoding CrcB family protein — MSPALLLAVAAGAALGGPLRYGLGRAATRLVGSAPPGTLIANLLAVAALAWAAGALEADSPGYAALGAGFAGALSTWSTLAQETVLYLRGRSVLGVVYPLVTVLSGLALAALLLR; from the coding sequence ATGAGCCCCGCGCTGCTGCTCGCGGTGGCCGCCGGCGCCGCGCTCGGCGGCCCGCTGCGCTACGGGCTGGGCCGGGCCGCGACCCGCCTGGTCGGGTCGGCGCCCCCGGGCACCCTGATCGCCAACCTGCTCGCGGTGGCGGCGCTGGCCTGGGCCGCCGGCGCCCTGGAGGCGGATTCGCCGGGCTACGCGGCCCTCGGGGCGGGCTTCGCCGGGGCGCTGTCGACCTGGTCCACCCTGGCCCAGGAGACGGTGCTCTACCTGCGCGGCCGCTCCGTCCTGGGCGTGGTCTACCCGCTGGTGACCGTCCTGTCCGGACTGGCGCTGGCGGCGCTGCTGCTGCGCTGA
- a CDS encoding fluoride efflux transporter FluC, translated as MRESIGTYLLVAAGAAAGAVARVAVGLPFPGAAVAVTVVVNLAGCLAMGWLTPLSARHPGLGRFWPAVGPGFLGGFTTFSAFAVLAAVQAGDGGPAAAAAVAATVLGCPAVNYLGARLGEAAIARGAPRRPAESMRGRVGR; from the coding sequence GTGAGGGAATCCATCGGCACCTACCTGCTCGTCGCCGCCGGCGCCGCGGCCGGGGCGGTGGCCCGCGTCGCGGTGGGCCTGCCCTTCCCCGGGGCCGCGGTGGCGGTGACCGTGGTGGTGAACCTGGCCGGCTGCCTGGCCATGGGCTGGCTCACGCCGCTGTCCGCGCGGCACCCCGGCCTGGGCCGGTTCTGGCCCGCGGTGGGCCCCGGGTTCCTGGGCGGGTTCACCACCTTCTCCGCCTTCGCGGTCCTCGCCGCGGTGCAGGCCGGGGACGGCGGCCCGGCCGCCGCGGCGGCGGTGGCCGCCACCGTGCTGGGCTGCCCGGCGGTGAACTACCTGGGCGCCAGGCTCGGCGAGGCCGCGATCGCGCGGGGCGCCCCCCGCCGGCCCGCCGAATCGATGCGCGGGCGGGTGGGGCGATGA
- the pgm gene encoding phosphoglucomutase (alpha-D-glucose-1,6-bisphosphate-dependent), producing MAHERAGQPARPEDLIDVAELVAAYYTRRPEPGNPDQAVAFGTSGHRGSALDRAFNEDHIHATTQAIVDYRAEHGIAGPVYLGRDTHALSEPAMISAIEVLAGNGVTALVDARDRYTPTPAVSHAILAHNRDLPGGPAGADRRRADGIVVTPSHNPPRDGGFKYNPPTGGPADAGATDWIADRANEYLAAGLEGVRRTTVDAAGDLVVRHDYLAAYVADLPNVVDLDAIRSSGLRIGADPMGGASVDYWGAIAEAHGLDLTVVNPLVDPTWRFMTLDTDGKIRMDCSSADAMASLIANRDAYDLATGNDADSDRHGIVTPDAGLMNPNHYLAVAIDYLFAHRPGWAEGTAVGKTLVSSSMIDRVVADLGRRLVEVPVGFKWFVPGLLDGSVGFGGEESAGASFLRQDGTVWSTDKDGIILDLLAAEITAVTGKSPSARYAELAERFGAPAYARTDAEATREQKAVLKALSPEQVTADTLAGEPITAKLTEAPGNGAAIGGLKVTTESAWFAARPSGTEDKYKIYAESFQGPEHLARVQAEAQELVSAVLGAS from the coding sequence ATGGCCCACGAGCGCGCCGGGCAGCCCGCCCGCCCCGAGGATCTCATCGACGTCGCGGAACTGGTCGCCGCGTACTACACCCGGCGCCCCGAGCCCGGGAACCCCGACCAGGCGGTGGCCTTCGGCACCTCCGGGCACCGCGGCAGCGCGCTGGACCGGGCCTTCAACGAGGACCACATCCACGCCACCACCCAGGCGATCGTCGACTACCGGGCCGAGCACGGCATCGCCGGGCCGGTCTACCTCGGCCGGGACACCCACGCCCTGTCCGAGCCGGCGATGATCTCCGCCATCGAGGTGCTCGCCGGCAACGGGGTCACCGCCCTGGTGGACGCCCGGGACCGGTACACCCCCACCCCGGCGGTGAGCCACGCCATCCTCGCGCACAACCGGGACCTGCCCGGCGGGCCCGCCGGCGCCGACCGGCGCCGCGCCGACGGGATCGTGGTCACCCCCTCGCACAACCCGCCCCGCGACGGCGGCTTCAAGTACAACCCGCCCACCGGCGGGCCCGCCGACGCCGGGGCCACCGACTGGATCGCCGACCGCGCCAACGAGTACCTCGCCGCCGGCCTGGAGGGGGTGCGCCGCACCACCGTGGACGCCGCCGGGGATCTGGTGGTCCGGCACGACTACCTCGCCGCCTACGTCGCGGATCTGCCCAACGTCGTCGACCTCGACGCGATCCGCTCCTCCGGGCTGCGCATCGGCGCCGACCCGATGGGCGGGGCCAGCGTGGACTACTGGGGCGCCATCGCCGAGGCCCATGGCCTGGACCTCACCGTGGTCAACCCCCTGGTGGACCCCACCTGGCGGTTCATGACCCTGGACACCGACGGCAAGATCCGGATGGACTGCTCCTCCGCGGACGCGATGGCCTCGCTCATCGCCAACCGGGACGCCTACGACCTGGCCACCGGCAATGACGCCGACTCCGACCGGCACGGCATCGTCACCCCCGACGCGGGCCTGATGAACCCCAACCACTACCTGGCGGTGGCCATCGACTACCTCTTCGCGCACCGGCCCGGCTGGGCGGAGGGCACCGCGGTGGGCAAGACCCTGGTGTCCTCCTCGATGATCGACCGGGTGGTCGCCGACCTCGGCCGGCGCCTGGTGGAGGTGCCGGTGGGCTTCAAGTGGTTCGTGCCCGGGCTGCTCGACGGCTCCGTCGGCTTCGGCGGGGAGGAGTCCGCCGGCGCCTCCTTCCTGCGCCAGGACGGCACCGTGTGGTCCACGGACAAGGACGGGATCATCCTGGACCTGCTCGCCGCGGAGATCACCGCGGTGACCGGGAAGAGCCCCTCGGCCCGCTACGCCGAGCTCGCCGAGCGCTTCGGGGCGCCGGCCTACGCGCGCACCGACGCCGAGGCCACCCGGGAGCAGAAGGCGGTGCTCAAGGCGCTGTCCCCGGAGCAGGTCACCGCGGACACCCTCGCCGGGGAGCCGATCACCGCCAAGCTCACCGAGGCCCCCGGCAACGGGGCCGCGATCGGCGGGCTGAAGGTGACCACCGAATCGGCCTGGTTCGCCGCCCGGCCCTCCGGCACCGAGGACAAGTACAAGATCTACGCGGAGTCCTTCCAGGGCCCGGAGCACCTGGCCCGGGTGCAGGCGGAGGCCCAGGAGCTGGTCAGCGCCGTGCTCGGGGCCTCGTGA
- a CDS encoding MauE/DoxX family redox-associated membrane protein yields MGPRELLGCLARFGLAGVWLYSGAVKLSHPLDSRQAVAAYELLPAALVDPVAVGLPALELVLGLMLLLGVFLRAAGAVSALLVLGFLVGIGSAWARGLSIDCGCFGGGGYDAAAGPGTYLRSIARDLLFLAMAAWTAWRPCARFAIRA; encoded by the coding sequence ATGGGACCGCGCGAGCTCCTCGGCTGCCTGGCCCGGTTCGGGCTGGCCGGGGTGTGGCTGTACTCCGGGGCGGTGAAGCTGAGCCATCCGCTGGACTCCCGGCAGGCGGTGGCCGCCTACGAGCTGCTGCCCGCCGCCCTGGTGGACCCGGTGGCCGTGGGCCTGCCCGCCCTGGAGCTGGTGCTCGGCCTGATGCTGCTGCTCGGGGTGTTCCTGCGGGCCGCCGGCGCGGTCTCGGCGCTGCTGGTGCTGGGCTTCCTGGTCGGCATCGGCTCCGCCTGGGCGCGGGGGCTGAGCATCGACTGCGGCTGCTTCGGCGGCGGCGGCTACGACGCCGCCGCCGGGCCGGGCACCTACCTGCGCTCCATCGCCCGGGATCTGCTCTTCCTGGCCATGGCCGCGTGGACGGCGTGGCGGCCCTGCGCCCGGTTCGCGATCCGCGCCTGA
- a CDS encoding DsbA family protein, whose protein sequence is MSQKIKNPNEKTSGFTLGVLALVAIVAVVIGAVVYMGRNQPIEGLPEEQPDVTVALDGDVIRLAAADAGDAPVATVYEDYSCHFCADMSTAGHADELAALEAGDLVVEYRTLNFLDRGAEGHSTRAYAVMRRLAETGDAALTWNFHTLLMRDQQTSATWDWADLADRAKSMGADGDVVAEIRDGLDLGAAAASAKANAEKLVADLDLEGPSSPHVVVDGVDVTAGLGADTLGQWVAEAIKAGAGEGAAADGE, encoded by the coding sequence GTGAGCCAGAAGATCAAGAACCCCAACGAGAAGACGTCCGGATTCACCCTCGGCGTGCTGGCGCTGGTCGCCATCGTCGCCGTGGTGATCGGGGCGGTGGTCTACATGGGCCGCAACCAGCCCATCGAGGGCCTGCCCGAGGAGCAGCCGGACGTCACCGTCGCCCTGGACGGCGACGTGATCCGGCTCGCCGCCGCCGATGCCGGCGACGCCCCGGTGGCCACCGTCTACGAGGACTACTCCTGCCACTTCTGCGCGGACATGTCCACCGCCGGGCACGCCGATGAGCTCGCCGCCCTGGAGGCCGGCGACCTGGTGGTGGAGTACCGCACCCTGAACTTCCTGGACCGCGGCGCCGAGGGCCACTCGACCCGCGCCTACGCGGTGATGCGGCGCCTGGCGGAGACCGGCGACGCCGCGTTGACCTGGAACTTCCACACCCTGCTGATGCGGGATCAGCAGACCTCGGCGACCTGGGACTGGGCCGATCTCGCGGATCGGGCGAAGTCCATGGGCGCGGACGGTGACGTGGTCGCCGAGATCCGCGACGGCCTGGACCTGGGGGCCGCGGCGGCCAGCGCGAAGGCCAATGCGGAGAAGCTGGTCGCGGATCTGGATCTGGAGGGCCCCTCCTCGCCGCATGTGGTCGTCGACGGCGTCGACGTCACCGCGGGGCTCGGCGCGGACACCCTGGGCCAGTGGGTGGCCGAGGCCATCAAGGCCGGCGCCGGGGAAGGCGCGGCCGCGGACGGCGAGTAG
- a CDS encoding pyridoxamine 5'-phosphate oxidase family protein, whose translation MSESNDVIVQLSEEESLELLATRHFGRLVVRREDDMDLFPLNYLVHEGEIYFRTAEGSKLFTLSLNHDVLFEADTVDRDEDSAWSVVVKGTARVLSSTAEIAEADELPLKPWLPTLKYNYVVVTPKTVSGRRFHLGEEPERY comes from the coding sequence ATGAGCGAATCCAATGACGTCATCGTCCAGCTGTCCGAGGAGGAGTCGCTGGAGCTCCTCGCCACCCGCCACTTCGGCCGCCTCGTGGTCCGCCGCGAGGACGACATGGATCTGTTCCCCCTGAACTACCTCGTGCACGAGGGCGAGATCTACTTCCGCACCGCCGAGGGCTCGAAGCTGTTCACCCTCTCCCTCAACCACGACGTGCTCTTCGAGGCCGACACCGTCGACCGCGACGAGGACTCCGCATGGAGCGTCGTGGTCAAGGGCACCGCCCGGGTGCTCAGCTCCACCGCGGAGATCGCCGAGGCCGATGAGCTGCCGCTGAAACCCTGGCTGCCCACCCTGAAGTACAACTACGTGGTGGTCACCCCGAAGACCGTCTCCGGCCGCCGCTTCCACCTCGGCGAGGAGCCGGAGCGCTACTGA
- a CDS encoding TetR/AcrR family transcriptional regulator has product MTQTIDSGEPGHGAGEPSPRVRRILDEAREMLRESGWGGVSMRRLATRIGVKAPSLYKHISGKEELFRLLLEEMLVALADRLQEACEAEPTAASVLAAYREQAVADPHGYRLIARTKIVDVTEPDALDRRIRAPFVAVTGDEHRGLALWAFAHGLVTAELVQDSGVDLDGVWAAGAAAFQYSMPAGAEPPAVDWAAAYDEEPDEGPVR; this is encoded by the coding sequence GTGACGCAGACCATAGATTCCGGAGAGCCCGGGCACGGCGCAGGTGAGCCGTCCCCGCGGGTGCGCCGCATCCTCGACGAGGCGCGCGAGATGCTCCGCGAATCCGGCTGGGGCGGGGTGTCCATGCGGCGCCTGGCCACCCGGATCGGCGTCAAGGCGCCCTCCCTGTACAAGCACATCTCCGGCAAGGAGGAGCTGTTCCGGCTGCTCCTGGAGGAGATGCTGGTGGCCCTGGCGGATCGGCTGCAGGAGGCCTGCGAGGCCGAGCCCACCGCCGCCAGCGTGCTCGCCGCCTACCGGGAGCAGGCCGTCGCCGACCCGCACGGCTACCGGCTCATCGCGCGCACCAAGATCGTCGACGTCACCGAGCCCGACGCCCTGGACCGGCGGATCCGCGCCCCCTTCGTCGCGGTCACCGGCGATGAGCACCGCGGCCTGGCGCTGTGGGCCTTCGCGCACGGGCTGGTCACCGCCGAGCTGGTGCAGGACTCCGGGGTGGACCTGGACGGGGTGTGGGCCGCCGGGGCGGCGGCCTTCCAGTACTCCATGCCCGCCGGGGCGGAGCCGCCCGCGGTGGACTGGGCCGCCGCCTACGACGAGGAGCCCGACGAGGGCCCGGTGCGCTGA
- the nadE gene encoding ammonia-dependent NAD(+) synthetase — translation MASTQDRIIAELHVAPEIDPAREVARRVTFLREYLAATGAAGFVLGISGGQDSTLAGRLCQLAVERVRAEGGEAAFVAVRLPYRVQADEADAQAALAFIDPDETVTVDVAGGVDAIAADVAAALGAPALGDFNKGNVKARMRMVAQYAIAGERGLLVVGTDHAAEAVTGFYTKFGDGAADLVPLEGLDKRQGAALLRHLGAPEATWRKVPTADLEEDRPALPDEEALGVGYAEIDDYLEGREVPAAARERIEALHRGSRHKRALPPGPAATWWRD, via the coding sequence ATGGCATCGACCCAGGACCGCATCATCGCCGAACTGCACGTCGCCCCCGAAATCGACCCGGCCCGGGAGGTGGCTCGCCGGGTGACCTTCCTGCGCGAGTACCTCGCCGCCACCGGGGCCGCCGGGTTCGTGCTGGGCATCTCCGGGGGCCAGGACTCCACCCTGGCCGGCCGGCTGTGCCAGCTGGCGGTGGAGCGGGTGCGCGCCGAGGGCGGCGAGGCCGCCTTCGTCGCGGTGCGGCTGCCCTACCGGGTGCAGGCCGACGAGGCCGATGCGCAGGCCGCGCTGGCCTTCATCGACCCCGATGAGACGGTCACCGTGGACGTCGCCGGCGGGGTCGACGCGATCGCCGCGGACGTCGCCGCCGCGCTCGGCGCGCCCGCGCTGGGCGACTTCAACAAGGGCAACGTCAAGGCCCGGATGCGGATGGTGGCGCAGTACGCCATCGCCGGGGAGCGGGGCCTGCTGGTGGTGGGCACCGATCACGCCGCGGAGGCGGTGACCGGCTTCTACACCAAGTTCGGCGACGGGGCCGCGGATCTGGTGCCCCTGGAGGGCCTGGACAAGCGGCAGGGTGCGGCGCTGCTGCGGCACCTGGGCGCCCCGGAGGCGACCTGGCGGAAGGTGCCGACCGCGGATCTGGAGGAGGATCGCCCGGCGCTGCCCGATGAGGAGGCCCTGGGCGTGGGCTACGCCGAGATCGACGACTACCTGGAGGGCCGGGAGGTCCCCGCGGCCGCGCGGGAGCGGATCGAGGCGCTGCACCGGGGCAGCCGGCATAAGCGGGCGCTGCCGCCGGGCCCGGCGGCGACCTGGTGGCGGGACTAG
- a CDS encoding sugar porter family MFS transporter produces MTAVIAASPAAAARGRRKSIAVAAVAALGGLLFGYDTGVISGALLFIQRSFELTPAQESTVTAMLLVGAALGAVAGGRVADAIGRRATIAAGAVGFVAGSLWSAAAGSAVSLGAARTLLGLCIGAVSIVVPMYIAEMAAPDIRGRLVSLNSLMIVIGQLVAFLTNSALAGSGAWRWMLGLGAVPAVVLLAGMAALPETPAHLARRGRAEEALRVLRAMRGPGAAAADIEVAEGSADAATRRRERSLLRVPWIRRSVAVAMTIGVIQQITGVNAIVYFAPTMMAKVGLSAQNAVYTSIVIGTVSVVMCAVGMAVIDRVGRRRMLLIGLAGCSASLVALAPAYRAAAGSTAAAMLALGLMALFIAFQQASVSVATWLLISEVVPAEVRGVGMGLAGLALWVANWAVAQSFLPLVEAVGGAASFLLFACFGAAAAVFTARVVPETAGVSLAEVRRRMRAAAG; encoded by the coding sequence ATGACGGCCGTGATCGCCGCCTCCCCCGCGGCCGCCGCCCGCGGCCGCCGCAAGTCCATCGCCGTCGCCGCCGTCGCCGCCCTGGGCGGGCTGCTCTTCGGCTACGACACCGGGGTGATCTCCGGTGCGCTGCTGTTCATCCAGCGCTCCTTCGAGCTCACCCCGGCCCAGGAATCCACCGTCACCGCCATGCTGCTGGTCGGCGCCGCACTCGGCGCCGTCGCCGGCGGCCGGGTCGCCGACGCGATCGGCCGGCGGGCCACCATCGCCGCCGGCGCGGTCGGCTTCGTCGCCGGCTCCCTGTGGTCGGCGGCGGCGGGCTCGGCGGTGTCCCTCGGCGCCGCCCGCACCCTGCTCGGCCTGTGCATCGGCGCGGTCTCCATCGTGGTGCCCATGTACATCGCGGAGATGGCCGCCCCGGACATCCGCGGCCGGCTGGTCAGCCTGAACTCCCTGATGATCGTGATCGGCCAGCTGGTCGCCTTCCTCACCAACTCCGCCCTCGCCGGCTCCGGGGCCTGGCGGTGGATGCTGGGCCTGGGCGCGGTGCCCGCGGTGGTGCTGCTCGCCGGGATGGCGGCGCTGCCGGAGACCCCGGCGCACCTGGCCCGCCGCGGCCGCGCCGAGGAGGCGCTGCGGGTGCTGCGCGCCATGCGCGGCCCCGGCGCCGCCGCGGCCGATATCGAGGTCGCCGAGGGATCGGCGGATGCGGCCACCCGCCGCCGGGAGCGCTCCCTGCTGCGGGTGCCCTGGATCCGGCGCTCGGTGGCGGTGGCGATGACCATCGGCGTGATCCAGCAGATCACCGGGGTCAACGCGATCGTCTACTTCGCGCCCACGATGATGGCCAAGGTGGGCCTGTCCGCGCAGAACGCGGTGTACACCTCCATCGTGATCGGCACCGTGTCGGTGGTGATGTGCGCCGTGGGCATGGCCGTCATCGACCGGGTCGGCCGGCGCCGGATGCTGCTCATCGGCCTGGCCGGCTGCTCGGCCTCGCTGGTCGCGCTGGCCCCCGCCTACCGGGCGGCCGCCGGCTCGACGGCCGCGGCGATGCTCGCCCTGGGCCTGATGGCCCTGTTCATCGCCTTCCAGCAGGCCTCGGTGTCGGTGGCCACCTGGCTGCTCATCTCCGAGGTGGTGCCCGCCGAGGTGCGCGGGGTGGGCATGGGCCTGGCCGGGCTGGCCCTGTGGGTGGCCAACTGGGCGGTGGCGCAGTCCTTCCTGCCCCTGGTCGAGGCGGTGGGCGGCGCCGCCTCCTTCCTGCTCTTCGCCTGCTTCGGCGCCGCCGCGGCGGTGTTCACCGCCCGGGTGGTGCCGGAGACCGCCGGGGTGAGCCTGGCGGAGGTGCGCCGCCGGATGCGCGCCGCCGCGGGGTAG
- the ykgO gene encoding type B 50S ribosomal protein L36, producing MKVRKSLRSLKNKPGAQVVRRRGKVYVINKKEPRFKARQG from the coding sequence ATGAAGGTTCGCAAGTCCCTTCGGTCGCTGAAGAACAAGCCGGGCGCCCAGGTCGTGCGTCGCCGCGGCAAGGTCTACGTGATCAACAAGAAGGAGCCGCGCTTCAAGGCCCGCCAGGGCTGA
- the nrdH gene encoding glutaredoxin-like protein NrdH translates to MVTVYSKPACVQCRATTRALDKAGIEYDVVDITLDDEARDYVMAMGHLQAPVVDTGSETWSGFRPDRIRALQAA, encoded by the coding sequence ATGGTCACCGTCTACAGCAAGCCCGCCTGCGTGCAGTGCCGCGCCACCACCCGGGCCCTGGACAAGGCCGGCATCGAGTACGACGTCGTGGACATCACCCTCGATGACGAGGCCCGCGACTACGTCATGGCCATGGGGCACCTCCAGGCGCCCGTGGTGGACACGGGCAGCGAGACCTGGTCCGGCTTCCGGCCGGACCGGATCAGGGCCCTGCAGGCCGCCTGA
- the nrdI gene encoding class Ib ribonucleoside-diphosphate reductase assembly flavoprotein NrdI gives MLIVYYSSATGNTRRFVEKLGLPSAAIPQRKSEPPLRVTEPYVLICPTYGGGASISGGNTRPVPPQVIRFLNDEDNRALIRGVIAGGNSNFGTDFGLAGDVISAKCKVPYLYRFELMGNEEDVATVQAGIAEFERRLAAAEGALSA, from the coding sequence ATGCTGATCGTCTACTACTCCTCCGCCACCGGCAACACCCGCCGGTTCGTGGAGAAGCTGGGGCTGCCGTCGGCGGCGATCCCCCAGCGCAAAAGCGAGCCGCCGCTGCGGGTGACCGAGCCCTACGTCCTGATCTGCCCCACCTACGGCGGCGGGGCGTCGATCTCCGGAGGCAACACCCGGCCGGTGCCGCCCCAGGTCATCCGCTTCCTCAACGACGAGGACAACCGGGCGCTGATCCGCGGCGTGATCGCCGGCGGCAACTCCAACTTCGGCACCGACTTCGGCCTGGCCGGCGACGTCATCTCCGCCAAATGCAAGGTGCCCTACCTGTACCGCTTCGAGCTGATGGGCAATGAGGAGGACGTGGCCACGGTGCAGGCCGGGATCGCCGAGTTCGAGCGCCGGCTGGCCGCCGCCGAGGGGGCGCTGAGCGCCTGA